A genome region from Pseudoalteromonas tetraodonis includes the following:
- a CDS encoding ABC transporter transmembrane domain-containing protein, translating into MPTDKPASDKAAFSALFPIFNFIKPYKWVVLGALVALLATAGVNLSLGQGVKFVIDHGFIAGSQAQLQQAVLVLIGLISLLAVGTFSRFYLMSWIGERVSNDIRKAVFNRIVTLHPSYFEENRSGELMSRLTTDTTLLQSIIGSSFSMALRSALMLVGGLIMLLVTNLKLTLVVVACVPLVLVPMIVFGKKVRKLASSSQDAIADISTYAGEIIQNIKVVQSYSHEHQEQSAFALETEKAFNVAKSRIKQRSFLIAAVIFLTFSAISAMLWVGGSDVLAGTMTGGELGAFVFYAIMVAMSVATVAEVYGELQRAAGAAARLLELLAVESKIQNPEIPQDDELHATTSNSAISLEGISFNYPSRPDVSALNNISLNIETGKTVAIVGPSGAGKTTLFELLQRFYDPASGAIKFHNIDIKQLSLNTLRNKMGMVAQNPILFSSDVMHNIRYGNPSASDEQVYAAAKHAHADEFIKQLPQGYNSFLGEQGVRLSGGQKQRIVLARAILKDPEILLLDEATSALDAQSEHHVQAALEHLMQNRTTLIIAHRLATVKHADMIVVMENGEIKATGTHQQLMASNPLYQKLCELQFNLD; encoded by the coding sequence ATGCCTACAGACAAGCCTGCTTCAGATAAAGCCGCCTTTAGCGCTTTATTCCCTATATTCAATTTTATTAAGCCTTATAAATGGGTAGTTTTAGGGGCTTTAGTGGCGTTACTTGCCACCGCAGGAGTTAACTTATCGCTAGGGCAAGGCGTTAAATTTGTGATTGATCATGGCTTTATTGCCGGCTCGCAAGCGCAATTACAACAAGCTGTTTTGGTATTAATTGGCTTAATCAGTTTATTGGCAGTGGGTACATTCAGCCGATTTTATTTAATGTCGTGGATTGGCGAACGAGTCAGTAACGACATTCGAAAAGCCGTGTTTAATCGTATTGTTACCTTGCACCCGAGTTACTTTGAAGAAAATCGTAGCGGCGAGCTGATGTCGCGTTTAACCACCGACACCACATTATTACAATCTATTATTGGCTCGTCATTTTCTATGGCACTGCGAAGCGCGCTAATGTTAGTCGGTGGTTTAATTATGCTGCTTGTTACTAATTTAAAGCTTACCTTGGTCGTTGTGGCCTGCGTCCCTTTAGTACTGGTGCCTATGATAGTGTTTGGTAAAAAGGTGCGCAAACTCGCCAGTTCTAGCCAAGATGCTATTGCCGATATAAGCACCTACGCGGGTGAGATCATTCAAAACATAAAAGTGGTACAAAGTTATAGCCACGAACATCAAGAACAATCTGCTTTTGCGCTTGAAACCGAAAAGGCCTTTAATGTGGCTAAAAGCCGAATTAAACAACGTTCGTTTTTAATTGCAGCTGTTATTTTTCTTACCTTTAGTGCTATTAGTGCCATGCTCTGGGTAGGCGGTAGTGATGTGTTAGCAGGCACTATGACGGGCGGTGAACTCGGTGCTTTTGTGTTTTATGCCATTATGGTGGCCATGTCGGTAGCGACCGTTGCAGAGGTTTATGGTGAACTACAGCGCGCCGCAGGAGCCGCAGCAAGATTGCTCGAACTGCTCGCCGTTGAAAGTAAAATACAAAACCCCGAAATTCCACAAGATGATGAGTTACATGCAACAACCAGCAACAGTGCAATTTCACTTGAAGGTATTAGTTTTAATTACCCTTCTCGCCCAGATGTAAGCGCATTAAATAATATCAGCTTAAATATTGAAACAGGTAAAACTGTGGCTATTGTTGGCCCTTCCGGTGCGGGTAAAACTACCTTATTTGAACTATTGCAGCGCTTTTACGATCCAGCCAGCGGAGCGATTAAGTTTCATAATATAGATATTAAACAGTTGTCGTTAAACACCTTACGCAACAAAATGGGCATGGTGGCACAAAACCCGATTTTATTTAGCTCTGATGTCATGCATAACATTCGCTATGGCAACCCAAGCGCCAGTGACGAGCAAGTTTATGCGGCCGCCAAACATGCACATGCTGATGAATTTATAAAACAGTTACCACAAGGCTATAACAGCTTTTTAGGTGAGCAAGGTGTTAGGCTTTCGGGTGGGCAAAAGCAGCGTATTGTACTTGCCCGCGCCATTTTAAAAGATCCCGAAATACTGCTACTCGATGAAGCTACCAGCGCACTTGATGCGCAAAGCGAGCATCATGTTCAGGCCGCACTTGAGCACTTAATGCAAAATAGAACAACGCTGATTATTGCCCATAGACTAGCCACGGTAAAACACGCCGATATGATTGTGGTAATGGAAAATGGCGAAATAAAAGCCACAGGCACTCATCAGCAATTAATGGCAAGCAACCCTTTGTATCAAAAGCTATGTGAATTACAGTTTAATCTAGATTGA
- a CDS encoding OmpA family protein, translating to MTLTKSLLSVTVVAVLLSGCEMNNTGKGAAIGAAAGGILGKATGNHKDKRIFIGAAIGALAGAAVGDYMDKQEAAFRDELAGSGVEVVREGDNLRLVMPSNITFATDQSYISSGFHDTLNAIASVMNKYEKTYLSVEGHTDSTGKDSYNMTLSEQRAQSVKNYLVNQQIMAARVSTSGYGESRPIATNDTANGRAQNRRVEIQIVPNTQG from the coding sequence ATGACGTTAACTAAATCACTTTTAAGTGTCACTGTCGTTGCTGTATTACTTTCTGGCTGTGAAATGAATAACACAGGTAAAGGTGCCGCTATTGGTGCAGCCGCGGGTGGTATTTTAGGTAAAGCTACAGGTAATCATAAAGATAAGCGTATTTTTATTGGTGCAGCTATTGGTGCGCTAGCGGGTGCTGCTGTAGGTGATTACATGGATAAACAAGAAGCTGCTTTTCGTGATGAGTTAGCGGGTTCGGGAGTTGAAGTGGTTCGTGAAGGCGATAACTTACGCTTAGTGATGCCCTCTAATATTACGTTTGCGACTGATCAATCTTATATTTCATCGGGCTTTCATGACACTCTAAATGCGATAGCAAGTGTAATGAATAAATACGAAAAAACCTACTTAAGTGTTGAAGGTCACACCGACAGCACGGGCAAAGACAGTTACAACATGACTCTTTCAGAGCAGCGTGCACAAAGTGTAAAAAACTACTTAGTGAACCAGCAAATTATGGCGGCACGAGTAAGCACGAGTGGCTATGGCGAATCACGCCCAATAGCGACTAACGACACAGCGAATGGTCGTGCGCAAAATCGCCGAGTAGAAATTCAAATTGTACCAAACACTCAAGGTTAG
- the chrA gene encoding chromate efflux transporter — protein MLIAIFRQFFLLGCMSFGGPAAHLGYFKHHFVDSLRWLSTARYAQLISLSQALPGPGSSQISFAIGVERAGVLGGIAAFIGFTLPSFLIMVLIAISAHQFDAVYFAIIAGLKLFAVVIVADATLSMAKSFCTSAVLKLLAIMSTLALILFPMLGTQIAILVTAAIIGALWPLLNLAKSTENVSREKTNINWIALGLFALLLAISFIPLGENAALFAPFYQAGAMVFGGGHVVLPVLQAGVPTLSNDQFLTAYASAQAVPGPMFTIATYLGAQLNSAQPLVGALIATLLIFLPGFLLMLAFQKSWINLASNPRFASSIAALNAAVVGFLAAVLYSPIWTSAVSNIWQIALVIAAFAWLRIKKPPIWWLLLLFIGVGLGQHYWAL, from the coding sequence ATGTTAATTGCGATTTTTAGACAGTTCTTTTTGCTTGGCTGCATGAGCTTTGGCGGCCCTGCCGCGCATTTAGGTTACTTTAAGCACCACTTTGTTGATTCGCTTCGCTGGTTAAGTACAGCGCGTTACGCGCAGCTAATTAGCTTAAGTCAAGCTCTGCCAGGCCCTGGTTCAAGTCAGATTAGCTTTGCTATTGGCGTAGAACGTGCGGGTGTACTCGGTGGTATCGCTGCGTTTATAGGCTTTACCCTGCCTTCGTTTTTGATCATGGTGCTAATAGCAATAAGTGCACATCAGTTTGATGCTGTTTATTTTGCTATTATTGCAGGTTTGAAACTATTTGCCGTGGTTATTGTTGCTGATGCGACCCTTAGTATGGCGAAAAGCTTTTGCACCAGTGCGGTACTTAAACTTCTGGCAATAATGAGTACTTTAGCACTGATTTTATTTCCTATGTTGGGCACTCAAATCGCCATTTTAGTAACCGCTGCCATTATCGGTGCTTTATGGCCTTTACTTAACTTAGCTAAATCTACAGAAAATGTTAGCAGAGAAAAAACCAACATCAATTGGATTGCTCTTGGCTTATTTGCACTACTACTTGCCATCAGCTTTATCCCACTTGGCGAAAACGCTGCGTTATTCGCGCCTTTTTACCAAGCAGGTGCCATGGTATTTGGTGGTGGACACGTTGTATTACCTGTTTTGCAAGCGGGAGTTCCAACGCTGAGTAATGATCAATTCTTAACGGCTTACGCCAGTGCCCAAGCCGTTCCTGGCCCAATGTTTACTATCGCCACCTACTTGGGGGCACAATTGAACTCTGCACAACCATTAGTGGGTGCGCTAATCGCAACATTATTGATATTTTTACCCGGTTTTTTACTGATGCTGGCGTTTCAAAAAAGCTGGATAAACTTGGCCAGTAATCCTCGCTTTGCCAGCTCAATTGCAGCGCTTAATGCTGCTGTAGTTGGCTTTTTGGCAGCTGTATTATATTCACCCATTTGGACTTCTGCCGTAAGCAATATTTGGCAAATTGCATTAGTGATTGCTGCGTTTGCATGGTTACGTATTAAAAAGCCACCTATTTGGTGGCTATTGTTATTGTTTATTGGTGTTGGCCTTGGACAGCATTATTGGGCACTTTAA
- a CDS encoding mechanosensitive ion channel family protein, translating into MSKTHLQELITPWFEKVPDAFFLSAITASSIGILSLLFVYLFTRRLMLPGIQKVVTKLSPERIGSLSPMLTKLNKRIACLLCCVLFLATFDSVYPVNAIAQEILKTIGQALLIIYIGFIISSIVSIAGAIYNQLDFAREVPIQGLIQVVKLITFIVCSILIVSIVLEKSPTYILSGFGAIAAVTLLVFKDTILGFVASIQIAANRLVTYGDWIQVDNYGADGEVIDLGLNTVKVRNWDNTITTIPTYMLVAGSFKNWRGMQESGGRRIKRSLNIDMNSIFLVNDDFKTQIEAAIPLQEYIRLGTLPDPVSNLGLFRRYAEGYLKQHSKINTSLTLMVRELQPLNHGLPIEFYCFSEDKRWISYEHLQAEIMDHLLAVLPVFGLRAYQSVSGQLSPADGANMAGKPSIKVPNNAVQGQHQ; encoded by the coding sequence ATGAGCAAAACACACCTACAGGAGCTAATTACTCCTTGGTTTGAAAAAGTCCCCGATGCTTTTTTTCTCAGCGCAATCACCGCCTCATCAATTGGCATCCTTTCGTTATTATTTGTTTACTTATTTACTCGTCGCTTGATGTTACCGGGTATTCAAAAGGTGGTGACTAAACTCTCTCCTGAGCGTATTGGTTCATTGTCACCTATGTTAACTAAGCTGAATAAACGAATTGCTTGCTTGTTATGTTGTGTACTTTTTTTAGCCACATTTGATAGTGTTTATCCGGTTAATGCAATTGCTCAAGAGATCCTTAAAACCATTGGCCAAGCATTATTAATTATTTATATTGGTTTTATTATTAGCAGCATAGTGAGCATTGCTGGCGCTATTTATAACCAATTAGATTTTGCTCGCGAAGTACCTATTCAAGGCTTAATTCAAGTGGTTAAGCTGATCACCTTTATTGTGTGTTCAATATTAATTGTTAGTATTGTGCTTGAAAAATCGCCGACTTATATTCTCTCTGGTTTTGGTGCTATTGCCGCTGTTACTTTATTAGTATTTAAAGACACCATATTAGGTTTTGTCGCCAGCATTCAAATTGCCGCTAATCGTTTGGTGACCTATGGGGACTGGATCCAAGTAGATAACTACGGCGCCGATGGCGAAGTAATTGATTTAGGACTTAATACTGTAAAAGTGCGTAACTGGGATAACACCATAACGACCATCCCTACTTATATGCTGGTGGCCGGTTCATTTAAAAATTGGCGCGGTATGCAAGAATCTGGTGGGCGACGCATCAAGCGTTCTTTAAACATAGATATGAATAGCATTTTCTTGGTTAATGATGACTTTAAAACACAAATAGAAGCGGCTATACCACTGCAAGAATATATTCGACTAGGCACCCTTCCCGATCCGGTGTCGAACTTAGGGCTATTTCGTCGCTATGCAGAGGGTTACTTAAAACAACACAGTAAAATCAATACCTCGCTCACACTTATGGTGCGTGAACTACAACCGCTTAATCATGGCTTACCGATTGAGTTTTACTGCTTCAGTGAAGACAAACGTTGGATATCGTACGAGCACTTACAAGCTGAAATTATGGACCATTTACTGGCCGTATTACCTGTGTTTGGGCTGCGCGCTTATCAAAGTGTCAGTGGGCAATTAAGCCCAGCTGACGGGGCCAATATGGCAGGTAAACCCAGCATTAAAGTGCCCAATAATGCTGTCCAAGGCCAACACCAATAA
- a CDS encoding acetyltransferase produces MLKKWLPNWLNGLIVGCVLFANLIIFGALVLTLGLVKLVLPIPVVSKLLHSAYKGWCKGNRLGLWLGCNNIKVNISGEVNANSWYLLISNHISWLDIAVLSSLDALPAPKFFLKDELKYVPFIGTGAWAMGMPFMKRVTKAQLAKNPNLKGLDVERTKRSCRNFRHHPTTIVNFVEGTRFTAQKHQHQQSPFQHLLKPKAGGTAFALEVLNEQFDAMLNTSLVYSGQSDHVCRNILKGELESIHITIEVMPINTQMIGSYQTDKAFRAQFQQYLNNLWTVKDKQLSAIHIQQASTELTPSKEIEIP; encoded by the coding sequence ATGCTAAAAAAATGGTTACCTAATTGGTTAAATGGCTTAATTGTTGGCTGTGTTTTATTTGCTAATTTAATAATATTTGGCGCATTAGTGCTTACCCTAGGGTTAGTTAAATTAGTGCTGCCCATACCTGTAGTGAGTAAATTATTACACAGTGCGTATAAAGGGTGGTGCAAAGGTAACCGCTTAGGGCTGTGGTTAGGCTGTAATAATATTAAAGTTAATATTAGTGGGGAGGTAAACGCCAACAGTTGGTATTTGCTAATCAGTAATCATATTAGCTGGCTTGATATTGCGGTATTGAGCTCGTTGGATGCATTGCCAGCCCCTAAGTTTTTTTTAAAAGATGAGCTTAAATACGTGCCATTTATTGGCACTGGTGCGTGGGCGATGGGTATGCCCTTTATGAAACGAGTGACCAAAGCGCAATTGGCTAAAAATCCGAATTTAAAAGGCTTAGATGTCGAGCGTACTAAGCGCAGTTGCCGTAACTTTCGTCATCATCCTACAACCATAGTTAACTTTGTAGAAGGTACGCGTTTTACTGCGCAAAAGCACCAGCATCAACAAAGTCCTTTTCAGCATTTATTAAAACCTAAGGCTGGTGGAACTGCTTTTGCCTTAGAGGTTTTAAACGAGCAGTTTGACGCTATGCTTAACACCAGTTTAGTGTATAGCGGTCAGTCAGATCATGTGTGTCGTAATATTTTAAAAGGCGAGCTGGAGTCTATTCATATTACTATTGAGGTTATGCCAATAAATACACAGATGATTGGCAGTTACCAAACCGATAAGGCATTCAGGGCCCAGTTTCAGCAATACTTAAATAACTTATGGACAGTAAAAGATAAGCAATTAAGCGCTATTCATATTCAGCAAGCTAGTACTGAATTAACACCCAGTAAGGAAATTGAAATACCATGA